A region from the Actinoplanes sp. OR16 genome encodes:
- a CDS encoding aldehyde dehydrogenase family protein: MFEYAPAPESRSVVDIASSYGLFIDGSFSSSKEGGTFKTVNPATAEVLAEVAAAGHEDVDRAVAAARHAFGSWSALPGSERAKYLFRIARIIQERSRELAVLESLDNGKPIKESRDVDLPLVAAHFFYYAGWADKLAYAGFGPDPRPLGVAGQVIPWNFPLLMLAWKIAPALATGNTVVLKPAETTPLSALFFADVCRQAELPPGVVNIVTGAGDTGAYLVQHPDVDKVAFTGSTEVGREIARSVAGTGKRLTLELGGKAANIVFDDAPIDQAVDGIVNGIFFNQGHVCCAGSRLLVQESIAEELLFSLKRRMSTLRVGDPLDKNTDVGAINSAAQLARITELSEIGASEGAERWSPACELPDRGFWFAPTIFTGVTQAHRIAREEIFGPVLSVLTFRTPAEAVEKANNTPYGLSAGIWTEKGSRILAISSKLRAGVIWANTFNKFDPTSPFGGYKESGYGREGGRHGLEAYLA; this comes from the coding sequence ATGTTCGAGTACGCACCCGCACCCGAGTCCCGATCCGTCGTCGACATCGCCTCCTCCTACGGCCTCTTCATCGACGGCTCCTTCTCCTCTTCCAAAGAGGGCGGCACCTTCAAGACGGTGAACCCTGCCACCGCAGAGGTTCTCGCCGAGGTCGCAGCCGCCGGCCACGAAGACGTGGACCGGGCGGTCGCGGCGGCTCGGCACGCTTTCGGCTCCTGGTCAGCGCTGCCAGGCTCGGAACGCGCGAAGTATCTGTTCCGGATCGCTCGGATAATTCAGGAACGATCGCGCGAATTGGCCGTTCTGGAGTCCCTGGACAACGGGAAGCCGATCAAGGAGTCGCGCGACGTCGACCTTCCTCTCGTCGCGGCACACTTCTTCTACTACGCCGGATGGGCCGACAAGCTGGCGTACGCGGGATTCGGCCCCGACCCGAGACCCCTCGGCGTCGCCGGTCAGGTCATCCCGTGGAACTTCCCGCTGCTCATGCTCGCGTGGAAGATCGCGCCGGCCCTGGCCACCGGCAACACCGTGGTCCTCAAGCCGGCCGAGACCACCCCGCTCTCGGCGCTCTTCTTCGCCGACGTCTGCCGTCAGGCCGAGCTGCCGCCGGGCGTGGTGAACATCGTGACCGGGGCCGGCGACACCGGCGCCTACCTCGTGCAGCACCCCGACGTGGACAAGGTGGCCTTCACCGGCTCGACCGAGGTGGGGCGGGAGATCGCCCGCTCGGTGGCCGGCACCGGCAAGCGGCTCACCCTGGAGCTGGGCGGCAAGGCGGCGAACATCGTCTTCGACGACGCCCCGATCGACCAGGCCGTGGACGGCATCGTGAACGGCATCTTCTTCAACCAGGGGCACGTCTGCTGCGCCGGGTCGAGGCTGCTGGTCCAGGAGTCGATCGCCGAGGAGCTGCTCTTCTCGCTGAAGCGGCGGATGTCCACGCTCCGGGTCGGCGACCCGCTCGACAAGAACACGGACGTCGGCGCGATCAATTCCGCCGCACAACTCGCTCGCATTACCGAATTGTCGGAAATAGGGGCGTCGGAAGGCGCCGAGCGCTGGTCGCCGGCCTGCGAGCTGCCCGACCGCGGGTTCTGGTTCGCTCCGACGATCTTCACCGGGGTGACGCAGGCCCACCGGATCGCCCGCGAGGAGATCTTCGGGCCGGTGCTCTCGGTGCTGACGTTCCGGACCCCGGCGGAGGCCGTCGAAAAGGCGAACAACACGCCGTACGGGCTGTCGGCCGGCATCTGGACGGAGAAGGGCTCCCGGATCCTCGCCATCTCGTCGAAACTGCGCGCCGGCGTGATCTGGGCCAACACGTTCAACAAGTTCGACCCGACGTCGCCGTTCGGCGGTTACAAGGAGTCCGGTTACGGCCGCGAGGGTGGCCGGCACGGCTTGGAGGCGTACCTTGCCTAA
- a CDS encoding aldehyde dehydrogenase family protein yields the protein MPKSARLAVRKTYKLYIGGAFPRSESGRTFVVNGDNVALASRKDARDAVVAARAAQPKWAGATAYNRGQVLYRVAEMLEARRREFTSLGVKADELDAVIDRWVWYAGWSDKIAQVTGGANPVAGPFFNLSAPEPTGVVAVVAPASLLGLVSVIAPAVVTGNTVVVLAPEPQIAITLAEVLATSDVPGGVVNILTGKYAETAPWLAAHADVNALDLTGVTSGELAAELERTAAGTLKRVIRPRQDADFTADPGLRPMTALLETKTVWHPKGE from the coding sequence TTGCCTAAGTCCGCTCGTCTTGCCGTCCGCAAGACCTACAAGCTCTACATCGGCGGCGCCTTCCCCCGCAGCGAATCAGGACGGACCTTCGTGGTGAACGGCGACAACGTTGCTCTCGCCTCCCGCAAGGACGCCCGGGACGCGGTGGTGGCGGCGCGGGCGGCGCAGCCGAAATGGGCGGGCGCCACGGCGTACAACCGCGGCCAGGTGCTCTACCGGGTCGCCGAGATGCTGGAGGCGCGCCGCCGCGAGTTCACCTCGCTCGGCGTCAAGGCCGACGAGCTGGACGCGGTGATCGACCGCTGGGTCTGGTACGCCGGCTGGTCCGACAAGATCGCCCAGGTGACCGGCGGGGCGAACCCGGTGGCCGGCCCGTTCTTCAACCTCTCCGCCCCGGAGCCGACCGGGGTGGTCGCCGTGGTCGCGCCGGCCTCGCTGCTCGGCCTGGTCAGCGTGATCGCCCCGGCCGTGGTGACCGGCAACACCGTCGTCGTGCTCGCTCCGGAGCCACAGATCGCGATCACCCTGGCCGAGGTGCTCGCCACCTCGGACGTGCCCGGCGGCGTGGTGAACATTCTCACCGGGAAGTACGCCGAAACCGCCCCCTGGCTGGCCGCCCACGCCGATGTCAACGCGCTGGACCTCACCGGAGTGACGTCCGGCGAGCTCGCCGCCGAGCTGGAACGCACCGCGGCCGGGACCTTGAAGCGGGTGATCCGCCCCCGGCAGGACGCCGACTTCACCGCCGATCCGGGTCTGCGGCCGATGACCGCCCTGCTGGAAACCAAGACTGTGTGGCACCCGAAGGGCGAGTGA
- a CDS encoding DNA primase, with amino-acid sequence MSIRRSTVTSQSDEPEASAPVAEKSSSEGLTGRELWDSVRIEPVEIALPGGVGLTLRAYRKAGEVTPTELAAEEEDIFDAHKRVREDDGEEFVEVSDEELERQALDAGGVADESASSSAEDEETDEDKSEPEETSSQADDEEVPLFLSHKGRLLAFKSSESLVSFLRSGAPHDLAQLDTWADLAERVQSSDIDPQPEDRYELDLVVENLRGGHDSWDLPLLIAAGEIARDLGHALRIKPVILALSPGSPLDDLDESLRSAENGGVGGFFGRRRLKKIGAQQASLGWRSVIGKISAAVDWRD; translated from the coding sequence ATGAGCATCCGGAGGTCAACCGTGACCAGCCAGTCCGACGAGCCCGAGGCGTCCGCGCCGGTGGCCGAGAAGTCCTCGTCCGAAGGGCTGACCGGGCGGGAGCTTTGGGACTCCGTCCGCATCGAGCCGGTCGAGATCGCGCTGCCTGGCGGCGTGGGTCTCACCCTCCGTGCCTATCGGAAGGCCGGCGAGGTGACGCCGACCGAGCTCGCGGCGGAGGAAGAGGACATCTTCGACGCCCACAAGCGGGTGCGCGAGGATGACGGCGAGGAGTTCGTCGAGGTCAGCGACGAGGAGCTGGAGCGTCAGGCGCTCGACGCCGGCGGTGTCGCGGACGAGTCCGCCTCGTCGTCCGCGGAAGACGAGGAGACCGACGAGGACAAGAGCGAACCGGAGGAGACCTCCAGCCAGGCGGACGATGAGGAAGTCCCCCTCTTCCTCAGCCACAAGGGCCGGCTGCTCGCGTTCAAGAGCTCCGAATCGCTCGTCTCCTTCCTTCGTTCGGGTGCTCCGCACGATCTCGCACAATTGGACACCTGGGCTGACCTCGCCGAGCGGGTACAGTCGAGCGACATCGACCCGCAGCCGGAGGACCGCTACGAGCTCGACCTCGTGGTGGAGAACCTGCGCGGCGGGCACGACTCGTGGGACCTTCCGCTCCTCATCGCCGCCGGCGAGATTGCCCGCGACCTGGGGCACGCTCTCCGCATCAAGCCGGTGATCCTGGCACTGTCGCCCGGTTCCCCGCTCGACGACCTGGACGAGTCCCTGCGTTCGGCGGAGAACGGTGGAGTGGGCGGGTTCTTCGGGCGCCGCCGTTTGAAGAAAATCGGGGCACAACAGGCGAGTCTCGGCTGGCGTTCGGTCATCGGCAAGATCTCTGCCGCTGTGGACTGGCGTGACTGA
- a CDS encoding transposase, whose protein sequence is MALVRVYCGLASADDSVRSASAAPLTIAVVDDAGRLLGVHEISDDPAGYAQLGTLLVERTTGFSDAAVAADSDDHVVTSLLTAAGRPLVVVDDDDADDFAERFSDDDSPEEIAAPVAARRAVGLARALQAGAIAAINLPTPRELVSYKPVLAAHVAMLVGRNASAMALREVLRELYPAALRAYPDPAHPLALAVLDAVPEPGRITGRPGDTAHVTREIAGELARNGAGSDDQLIAAVTALQVAISESPRRGGVNKSLAPAAADAVRQAIAAVRSCDAACSALVGTLSARATMPTVAGSMGRRSAARRSTEPASLQSVPDPLSSRSEALPSRAAGLGSRDESRGDALPSRAAGLGSRDDSRGDALPSRAAALGGRNGAAALGGRDGAGALGGRDGAAALGGRDGGPDESRDSSRFGRRSRPEPSVAGSGPATPQPMTAPPVAPDPIAPPPVAPAAANGLPGRASTPGNRPVSVPPPPPGMTPITPGSRPVPSSRPPATPTSPGGRSTPADAGEPFRPTLTNAELNRARAERQRTVIPSRPKTTPANGVPGGPTDFSLPLPPQSPAAPAAPSQRPGQEIADPGSRANWPLLNTGKDDVPATPPAAASVSPAPAGGRVKPPWQDMPKEPPALRLAEQALNRRPGGSGLDPVGPPPLRVVEGAGGPSKKLTALDRSTTPPVPADGSDGDLLIFAAARSAWFTGKSDSDKPDWANPNDTGWRAAEKAATPAVAAETSAGLPKRVPQANLVPGSPLREERPLRIVRDAASIAAHTTGYFRGWRRGQEIGGFAMGGRPGREAAGGWDFTRDGQPADDYRDNNAGFGGR, encoded by the coding sequence GTGGCGCTCGTGCGCGTGTACTGCGGTCTGGCGTCGGCTGATGATTCGGTGCGTTCGGCTTCGGCCGCACCACTGACCATCGCCGTGGTGGACGACGCAGGCCGGCTGCTCGGCGTCCATGAGATCAGCGACGACCCGGCGGGCTACGCCCAGCTGGGGACGCTGCTCGTGGAGCGGACGACGGGGTTCAGCGACGCGGCGGTCGCCGCCGACAGTGACGACCACGTCGTCACCTCGCTGCTCACCGCCGCTGGTCGGCCATTGGTCGTGGTCGACGACGACGATGCGGACGACTTCGCCGAGCGTTTCTCCGACGACGACTCCCCCGAGGAGATCGCGGCGCCGGTCGCCGCCCGCCGGGCCGTCGGCCTGGCCCGGGCGCTGCAGGCCGGCGCCATCGCCGCGATCAACCTGCCGACACCCCGCGAGCTGGTCAGCTACAAGCCGGTCCTGGCCGCGCACGTGGCGATGCTCGTCGGGCGCAACGCGTCGGCGATGGCGCTGCGCGAGGTGCTGCGCGAGCTCTACCCGGCTGCTCTCCGGGCCTACCCCGATCCGGCACACCCGCTGGCCCTGGCCGTCCTCGATGCGGTGCCCGAGCCCGGCCGGATCACCGGCCGCCCCGGCGACACCGCCCACGTCACCCGGGAGATCGCCGGTGAGCTGGCACGTAACGGCGCCGGCAGCGACGATCAGCTGATCGCCGCGGTCACCGCTCTCCAGGTGGCGATCAGCGAGTCGCCGCGCCGTGGCGGGGTCAACAAGTCGCTGGCTCCGGCCGCCGCCGACGCTGTCCGGCAGGCCATCGCCGCGGTCCGCTCCTGCGACGCCGCCTGTTCCGCCCTGGTCGGCACGCTGAGCGCCCGGGCGACCATGCCTACCGTCGCCGGCAGCATGGGCCGGCGTTCGGCAGCACGACGGTCGACCGAGCCGGCGTCGCTGCAGTCCGTCCCGGACCCGTTGTCGTCCCGTTCCGAGGCTCTGCCGTCCCGCGCGGCCGGACTCGGCTCGCGCGATGAGAGCCGTGGAGACGCTCTGCCGTCCCGCGCGGCCGGACTCGGATCGCGCGACGACAGCCGCGGAGACGCTCTGCCGTCCCGCGCCGCCGCGCTCGGCGGCCGTAACGGCGCTGCCGCCCTCGGTGGCCGCGACGGCGCAGGCGCTCTCGGCGGACGCGATGGCGCAGCCGCTCTCGGCGGGCGCGATGGTGGGCCTGACGAGTCGCGGGACAGTTCGCGGTTCGGGCGTCGCAGCCGGCCTGAGCCTTCGGTGGCGGGTAGTGGGCCGGCCACGCCGCAGCCGATGACCGCTCCGCCGGTCGCTCCGGATCCGATCGCTCCGCCGCCGGTGGCCCCGGCAGCGGCGAACGGGCTTCCCGGCCGCGCGAGCACGCCCGGCAACCGGCCGGTCTCGGTGCCGCCGCCTCCGCCCGGCATGACCCCGATCACACCGGGTTCGCGTCCGGTGCCGTCGTCCCGCCCTCCGGCGACGCCGACGTCACCGGGTGGCCGTTCCACCCCGGCCGACGCGGGCGAACCGTTCCGGCCGACGCTCACCAACGCGGAGCTCAACCGGGCCCGCGCCGAGCGTCAGCGCACCGTCATCCCGTCCCGGCCGAAGACGACGCCGGCGAACGGCGTGCCCGGTGGGCCGACCGATTTCAGTCTGCCGCTGCCTCCGCAGTCGCCGGCTGCTCCGGCCGCGCCGTCACAGCGTCCCGGTCAGGAGATCGCCGACCCCGGTTCCCGGGCGAACTGGCCGCTGCTCAACACCGGCAAGGACGACGTGCCGGCGACCCCGCCCGCGGCGGCCTCGGTCAGCCCGGCTCCGGCCGGTGGCCGGGTGAAACCGCCGTGGCAGGACATGCCGAAGGAGCCGCCGGCGCTGCGTCTGGCCGAGCAGGCTCTGAACCGCCGGCCCGGCGGTTCCGGCCTCGACCCGGTCGGACCGCCGCCGCTGCGGGTCGTCGAGGGGGCCGGTGGCCCGAGCAAGAAGCTGACCGCCCTGGATCGCAGCACCACGCCGCCGGTTCCGGCCGACGGCAGCGACGGCGACCTGCTGATCTTCGCGGCGGCGCGGTCGGCGTGGTTCACCGGCAAGTCCGACTCGGACAAGCCGGACTGGGCCAACCCGAACGACACCGGCTGGCGTGCGGCGGAGAAGGCGGCCACCCCGGCCGTCGCCGCCGAGACCTCGGCCGGCCTGCCGAAGCGGGTTCCGCAGGCCAACCTGGTGCCGGGCTCGCCCCTGCGTGAGGAGCGCCCGCTGCGGATCGTCCGGGACGCGGCTTCGATCGCCGCGCACACCACGGGCTACTTCCGTGGCTGGCGGCGCGGCCAGGAGATCGGCGGATTCGCCATGGGCGGTCGCCCGGGCCGGGAAGCGGCCGGCGGCTGGGACTTCACCCGTGACGGCCAGCCCGCCGACGATTACCGCGACAACAACGCCGGCTTCGGCGGACGTTGA
- a CDS encoding HAD family hydrolase, whose amino-acid sequence MRAVVFDFFGTLTDPVAEKERRPAFDATAGVLGIEPDVFYTAMSGSFPQRIVGAYGDTAATLLAIARSCGISPTAATLGAAVRTHHAGAERVRRPRDGALATVDTIKRLGFRTGLLSDCSSELCEAWPGTPYAPLIDEPVFSWRERRRKPDPALYATVAARLGVPPASCWYVGDGGSREHEGARLAGMRPVLVTNVSYPGVAAFRTDPDSFIPPHRVDELPDLLRLLRD is encoded by the coding sequence ATGCGCGCGGTCGTCTTCGATTTCTTCGGTACGTTGACCGACCCCGTCGCCGAGAAGGAACGCCGTCCCGCCTTCGACGCGACGGCCGGGGTTCTGGGGATCGAACCGGACGTCTTCTACACGGCGATGTCGGGCAGCTTCCCGCAGCGGATCGTCGGCGCCTACGGGGATACGGCCGCCACCCTGCTCGCCATCGCCCGGTCCTGCGGCATCTCCCCGACGGCGGCGACGCTCGGAGCCGCGGTGCGGACGCATCACGCCGGGGCTGAACGGGTCCGCAGGCCCCGGGACGGCGCTCTGGCCACCGTGGACACGATCAAGCGGCTCGGGTTCCGCACAGGGCTTCTCAGTGACTGTTCCAGTGAGCTGTGCGAGGCGTGGCCGGGGACGCCCTATGCGCCCCTCATCGACGAGCCGGTCTTCTCGTGGCGGGAGCGGCGGCGCAAGCCCGACCCGGCCCTGTACGCCACGGTCGCCGCCCGCCTGGGCGTCCCGCCGGCTTCGTGCTGGTACGTCGGTGACGGCGGCAGCCGGGAGCACGAGGGTGCCCGGCTCGCGGGGATGCGCCCGGTCCTGGTCACCAACGTGTCCTATCCGGGCGTTGCGGCGTTCCGCACCGACCCGGACTCGTTCATCCCGCCGCACCGCGTCGACGAGCTGCCCGACCTTCTCCGCCTGCTGCGGGACTGA
- a CDS encoding ATP/GTP-binding protein, producing MSRPAAGRVTSAKIVIAGGFGVGKTTLVGSVSEITPLTTEAIMTSAGVGVDDNRQVPGKMTTTVAMDFGRISIDRDLILYLFGTPGQTRFWFMWDELVRGAIGAVVMVDTRRLADCFAAIDFFEHRRLPYLIAINCFDGMQYHNAQDVRDALAISSDVPVVSCDARNRESTKNVLISLVEYVLTMRRTRAVAPA from the coding sequence ATGTCTCGTCCCGCTGCGGGACGCGTGACATCGGCGAAGATTGTCATCGCCGGTGGCTTCGGCGTCGGCAAAACGACGCTGGTGGGGTCGGTCTCGGAGATCACCCCACTGACCACTGAGGCCATCATGACCTCGGCCGGTGTGGGTGTCGACGACAACCGGCAGGTGCCGGGCAAGATGACCACCACCGTGGCCATGGACTTCGGCCGGATCAGCATCGATCGCGACCTGATCCTCTACCTGTTCGGAACGCCTGGCCAGACGCGTTTCTGGTTCATGTGGGACGAACTGGTCCGGGGTGCCATCGGTGCGGTGGTCATGGTGGACACGCGTCGGCTCGCCGACTGCTTCGCCGCCATCGACTTCTTCGAGCACCGGCGCTTGCCGTACCTGATCGCCATAAACTGCTTCGACGGCATGCAGTACCACAACGCGCAGGACGTTCGGGACGCTCTGGCGATCTCGAGCGACGTGCCCGTCGTGAGCTGCGACGCCCGCAACCGTGAGTCGACGAAGAACGTGCTGATCTCCCTGGTGGAGTACGTTCTGACCATGCGTCGCACGCGCGCGGTAGCGCCGGCCTGA
- a CDS encoding DUF742 domain-containing protein, with product MPERDEPTGALVRPYAVTRGRTRPKLEIALEALVETTVRGRSGISRGGQGGSEHQYIAAMCDGGRVQSLAEIAARMQLPLGVARVIVADMASDGLLAVYEPTSLEDETDAVGTELLERVLSGLRRL from the coding sequence ATGCCCGAACGCGATGAGCCGACCGGTGCGCTGGTCAGACCATATGCCGTGACCCGCGGTCGGACCCGTCCGAAGCTTGAGATAGCGCTGGAAGCGCTGGTCGAGACAACCGTGCGCGGCCGTTCCGGAATTTCCCGCGGCGGGCAGGGTGGAAGCGAGCATCAGTACATCGCGGCGATGTGTGACGGCGGGCGGGTTCAATCGCTCGCGGAGATCGCCGCACGCATGCAACTGCCGCTCGGTGTGGCTCGGGTGATCGTGGCAGACATGGCCTCGGACGGCCTGCTTGCGGTCTACGAGCCCACCTCGCTCGAGGACGAGACCGACGCGGTAGGCACGGAACTGCTGGAAAGGGTGCTGAGTGGACTTCGCAGGCTCTGA
- a CDS encoding roadblock/LC7 domain-containing protein: MTSTQDLGWLLANFADRVPGVAHAIAVSADGLLLAASRDLPRDRADQLAAIASGLVSLTQGAARCFEGGAVLQTVVEMDNGFLFLMSISDGSSFAVLAARSCDVGQVGYEMALLVDRVGEALTPAPRSAAGVLG; encoded by the coding sequence ATGACATCTACGCAGGATCTCGGTTGGCTTCTGGCCAACTTCGCCGACCGCGTTCCCGGGGTCGCGCACGCGATCGCGGTCTCCGCCGACGGCCTGCTCCTGGCGGCCTCACGGGACCTTCCGCGGGACCGTGCCGACCAGCTGGCGGCCATCGCGTCCGGCCTGGTATCCCTGACCCAGGGTGCCGCGCGTTGCTTCGAGGGTGGCGCCGTCCTCCAGACGGTGGTCGAGATGGACAATGGATTCCTGTTCCTGATGTCGATCTCCGACGGCTCCTCGTTCGCGGTTCTCGCGGCGCGCAGCTGTGACGTCGGTCAGGTGGGCTACGAGATGGCTCTCCTGGTCGATCGCGTCGGCGAGGCTCTGACCCCCGCGCCGCGTTCCGCGGCCGGGGTGCTGGGCTGA